The Anticarsia gemmatalis isolate Benzon Research Colony breed Stoneville strain chromosome 1, ilAntGemm2 primary, whole genome shotgun sequence sequence caatattgtatctttatagattaatatacacctaaagagataaacacttcaaacaactcattagaaaagaaatctcactttaaatccaaagtttagggggtcgatattaaggcattcgaggacggttgactttgaagcaattttttgggtataaatatcaatttaaacatttaaacaattatgacaccgcagagaagtaatatcgacgtgtaatcatttcaaatttgaacaaaattcttcaacgaggagtactcaaatattggccttgaaaactttcctgattttttttctattcaccccgcgaattctattcaccccgttttacggtaatcATTTTTGTTCTTTAACAAAACTTTTTAGTTGAATGAACTTTAAGTTGcaattattatttcgttttgAACATTCATTCAACAACAATTAACTAACTACAACATTAATCTTATCGAGAATACCTGTAGTCTCCCCtcctgaatattattatgtttgaaatgCGGAAGTGACGTTTTATAGTTGGTAGCAATGGCTTCGTTTTCCTACTAGTGATGTATCAAGGaagtagcataataattattacttctaGCATTCCTCACTGCTCTTAAATTTTCATGAAGTTACATTCATGGCATCGAGTCTGTTGACTTTTACTTTGTCTAAATGCGTTGCGTATTTGGTGAGAGAACATCATAAAATAAccgaaaaaaaatcacattacatatattattaccgttcactaaaattataaaaagcagTCTAGAAATTAAATACGGTTTGAGAATTTTAGCTTCTAGGTTCTAGACAGTAGTTTTTGCGACTGCTGGCCATGAAGGTTAAATTGCCCATGTCAAACAGAGGCAAAGGGCTATTgagttttcttattttctattAGAATACTCTCGAATTGAACCTAGGGTAAGGTTCCCGGTGTATAAAAAATAGTGTCATATACCGAAAATACCCATTCTCGCTCCATTATTACACGggattaacattttaaatggtaAACTGTGAGTGTATTTCAAACACTTCTGACTACACCTTCTAGTGCTATAGACATTAAAAGAAACTACTAGGGTCACAAATTTGGTTCaaagattgttttaattttcactTATTCAGATAAAACACaatggtttaaaattatatagtaACGTAAAAATGGGCTAATTCACCGAAAATTGTTGCCGTGTTTGATTTTAAACGTTTATTGTGATAATTTACTTGCGTTAACGGTAAACACCAGAAAATAATGCTATAAATAGCATATTTATAGCATGTAGCATGTTACATTTTAGTACAGATGCCATCCCTACGTTATATTTCGCTAGATAGCTGGCAGATGGCAATATGGCTGTAGCTTTCGAGTTTCGCTGGCAGTGCGCGGTGCTCGCATCATTTCCAGTACTGAAGTAGTATTTCTGACGGCTCTAAAGTTtcgtttttcatttttttaGTGGTTATTGTTTCTGTTTACCTTTATGTTACTAAAGTTTTGTGgcaaaattattgatatttcatTTCCGTCGTCACCAGAATTTATTCGACGACAAAATGGCGTCGCTTGACAAGATTttactgcaaaatattttttcgcattttattcatttatcatAAAGATATGCTGAAAAATACAATATCGTGTGTTTTCTTAGGGTTTTTCTCTATGAATTAACTGTTTTTTCTTTGCTTTGTTCATTAATTATATAAGAAACCGTGTATTCCttgtattttctacaaaatgcacttggtaagtaattttacagcttttttgtgtattgttttagtggatttatttattttatttaagtttaagagCTTAAAATAGTGATGGAACGTTCTAGAAGTCATGGGTGTGGCCCTGAAACAGGGTGAAATTTTAAGACGTAATTGTGGATTTAAGGGTTTTTGTGATTGTTTACAATAGAATTTGctgtttttatgtatgaaaacattCTTGTCCCACGAAAGAATGTGTTTTCTATGATTCTTTGTTACGTAATCTTTCTATACTAAGTGGTGAAAATGATTTTGAAGAGGGACCCATTTTTGCAATTTAGCTTTGAAAATTGGTCTTGCTTAGCACTGCCTATGAAGCTGCTGAATTTGGAGGTTATGTCCAGCTTTAGTACTCAATATCTATTCCATTGGCAAGAACGAACTGACATATTTTCTCAGACAAAGCAGCTGCATTCaggaatttaattttttttggtttaatttgCCATATAGGGTCAAATACAGACGTTTACCCTTTtgttttgaggttatgtttaaGGTTTTGAGccaataatattgttgttttgtgtTCAAAGGCTCACAGGCTAGAATTACTTTATGTGCTTTCAGTATTTGTGacataaaattgtgtttttaatttcaaaattaatggtGTAATTACCCTATAGCTGAGTActttaatttagaattaaacACTATATTTATTGAGCAAAGATTATTcatgtatacataaaatcattaccTATTTGTGGTctagaatttttaattaaatatttaattaaattgctttaaatttgattttactAATTACTGATTGAATAGTTCGCTAACCCAAAAATATTGTGTCTGAGATTTATGCACTTAATTTGTGCaggttattacaaaatattcattatacatttttatagatcCACATTTGTTTTATGATCATTGTAATTAAGTGCcctcaaaaaaataaaaacatattttgtacatatttggTATCATCTGCTGTGGCTATCCTAATCCATCAATTGGTTTCAGAAGGGTTTCATGAATGAATCTGGAAGTGATTCTACAAGCGAGAAAGGTGAGAAGAGTGATTCCAGTGGCTCGGGTTCAGGAAGTGAGAGGTAAGCTACTTTTGATATGGTCTTCTATTTCTGTCtcttatttgtttatgtaaaattattttatttgacagtGAAAGTGGGACCAGTACTTCTGGTTCAGGAACAGAAAGGTCAGGGTCTGAAAAGTCACTGGACCGATCACATCTCAGCGATGACACAAAGTCATCACCAAAGCACAGTAATGCCAACTCTTCAAAATCTGATCACCACACTGATAAAAATTCTTCGGATGACTACTCCCCTTCCAAATCAAAATCTAGAAATAGCCATGGGAAATTGAAATCTGATCTTTGGGAAGATAATCCAGACATTTATGGCATCAGAAGGTCAGGCAGGTCTCGTAAAGAGCCAGATAGACTTAAATTAGCTGATAGTGATTCTAGTGAAAGAGGCAGAACTCACAGCagaaaaagtagaaaaaaaaggTAGTACACAAGAACAGCTTTTTGGAACTCATGGGCtctcaaatttattttaatcatactCTCATATTTTAGTGATTCTTGGAATTCAGACTCATCAGAAAGTGATAGTGACTTAAAGGGTTCTCCACCCCCACCCTCAAAACGACCAGGCCAAAGAAGTGTACCTCTCAGAAAAAAGAAACCTACTAGAAGAAGATTCACAAGTGAGGAAGATGAAAGCTCAGAAGGCAGTGATGATGAAACTAAAAGGTTAGTGTCATaacttttgtattgtttttactCCATTACAAATCTTCAACAATTTGCTACTATTTGGGTGTACTGCACAATGgaacataaacattaaattaaaatttgggGGCATATTATGACAacttataatatacaaatatacaatttatttagaaagaCTAAAGTATATAACTTTAAACTGTATTAAACATTCTTTACTAAGGAGTAGCGCATACTATTTGCATCATAGCTTTagagaaaacaaatattgtgtataatattataaaaaagaagtaTTTGTTTAAAGATTTATAGGTACTGTTTTATTCTGTTCTGAATGTTTCCTATTAAACttctacattttaaaaccaatataaCTCAAATCTATCCAATAATTCTAGAGTTTAAAtgacacaaacaaacaacaatttctGTTTGTACACAAGGGAAATGATGATAAATTCTGCTCTTTAACGtggaaaaaataacaaaaccaaaaaaaagacaaatattGAGAAGAGGGAACAGGGTTAGAGtagataatttgtttataattttaacaataaaactatattattactcTATCTAGAGTgcactaatataaaaatattcttattttattaaatttttataaaaccttttttttgggtgaatattttaataaatttcatacAGAGGTTTGgaatttattaaactataattagataaaacatatatttttttgtagagtGATCTAAAACTAGATGATGAAAAGCATAactctgtaaaaatattttttatttaataatgtttttttttatttaaaaagaagctttaaactaaatacatattaaactcGCCAAACATATGTTTAAGGGCGAGATACGCTCTTATCATTAATGCTATACCTAACATTACAAAACCATTTGAAATTATCTAAACTatgttaacttaattaaaatacaaataaaatattaaaagaatctatgaaaaaaaaaatgtttatgatcATTTTTTACTCTAAAAAGATATCTCATAGTTTATTCTGAAGACTGTAATAACTATCTCTAGGAACTCTCTTAATCTACATTATTAAATACTGGAggtataatatacttatttgttcTTTGGCCGTAATAATTAGTTAGGCTTGACAAGTTTCTGTTCTGACTCTTCTAGTACTCTagacacaaataattattaaatagggAGATTAACAAAAAATCTGTATGACTGAAACATGTGTgccaaaacaaattaaagttgGCGTTATTGGATAAAATCaggttttgtaaaaaataattgggGGTCAATATACGATCGCGACaccaaatatttagtaaaatgtcAATTACAAAACGGCTAATAACACCAATACCaaaacagtttaataaaaaaaactgaggaacatacaaaaaaatcaatcTTACAGAGTAAAAAATGGTCAAGCAAAGGAACTTTATTTTCTATAGtatgttaaaaaagtaaaaaaaagtgtagagcgaaaaaaaaacacattaaaaaatattgctgtaaGTAAAAATGCACAAAAATGACAGGCatttaaaaataccttaaaatcAGGCactattttgtgttttttattttgttaaaaataaataaaaaacgtgCCAATATCAAATAGAATACATTTGCAATTTTAGTTTCcagtaaagataaataatttaaactttaataaaatagatatattcAAAGTGATTATAATAGTTATACCAAAAAATCtacagtaaagtaaaaaaaaaacattttttttttcagaaaaatcaggatattctaaacaaaaaaaattcaattgaTACAGTACATACCCATAATagttttacagtaaaaaaaaacatttgtttacataaaacatgtcttataaaaaaaaaattggcaaatgaaacaattttttttgtaattagttacttttttacaaaatattttttttattttgctaaaacagaaattaataattcaaagaCTCTTTATAAATATGTCATAAAATTGCCGAAATAAAActagtaacataataaaaatatacaatgaaaTTATTGACAACAAATCAGATGTTGGAACTGCttgttattatgtttgtgtGCTGAGTACAACAAAATGGCCGCGGCCTTATTACACAATACTGCAATCTCTTGCGTGTAAGACTCACTAGATGGCGCCCTAATTGGTGACGTCAATGCCGTATGACTTGGCGGCACTTTCAAACTTACCTTTTTGTTATAGTAGGACAGCAACGCGACGTACGGGTGCAGCTGTTAGTTACAAAGAAGCAAGTGACGAACAAACCGATTCCTCCGATCTTTTGGAAGTGGAAGGTGTAGATGGTGAAGCGGAAGCAGAGCCTGAGCCTGAAGATCATAGTGAAACAATAGAAAGGGTCTTAGGCCACCGTCGTGGCAAGAAAGGAGGTAAATCATCGCAacagtattataatatgtttttatttttcagatatttATCTGAAAGATAAGAACTTTGAATATAATgtttaagattttaatttagtgTTAACTAATCCAACACTTCAGTTTGCATTTTGGtgcaaatataatgttaaattttaGCTAATGTCTTCTTATCATTATGCAGTCACTGGAAATGTGACTACAGTTTACTATATAGAAGAGAATGGAGATCTTAATGAAGGCTGTAATCCTGAAGATGATGAATCTACTGAACCTCAGTACCTGATTAAATGGAAAGGCTGGTCCCATATACATAATACATGGGAGTCTGAGAGGACATTAAATGAACAAAAGGTTAAGGGTCTCAAGAAGTTAGAAAATTACATAAAGAAAGAAGCTGAATTGTCATGGTGGAGGCAGCAGGCAGGTCCTGAAGATATAGATTATTTTGAATGCCAAGCTGAGTTGCAGCAAGAGTTAGTGAAAACATACAACAATGTAGAAAGAATAATAggtgaatatttttgttatttacattttactttagtaatatatcttgttaaatgtttgtatgtaaaaaacGAAATGTTGTACTTATCATAGACACAACTGTTTGCTTTAATAGCGGAACAAACACGGGAATTAGAAGGTGGTGGGACTGCCCatgaatatttttgcaaatgggAATCACTTCCTTATGCTGATGCAACATGGGAGGATGCGattttaattgaaagaaaaTGGCCAGAGAAGGTGGAAAATTTCAAATATAGAGAAGCAGCTAAAACAACTCCTTCAAGACATTGTCCTGTTTTGAGAAGAAGGCCAAAGTTCCATCAAGTAAAAGAACAGCCTGAATACATGGGAAAAGATTCTGTAAGTTTTTCTATATGTTTTTCCTCACGGTTATAAACTACATGGCTACTTGTTATTGGGATGGTCTTTTGTAGATATGATCTTCCAGAGAACATACAACTTTcacagaaacatttttttggttGTAAAACACAATTGTTACTAATAGATAATAACTGAGCAATTTAAAAATTGGGTTTTAGTTAGTGACAAATGTACACTGCctgataataataagtaataatttgcTCTCAAATACAGCTGCAGTATAGTATTTTATGATGAGGATCagattatgtaaatatatgtgTTGCTTATTCAGTTTCTTATATTGACAGTCTAAATATTAACTCAAGGTTTCTCCACACTGATGTTTAAATAGCGTATTTGCTACAACGCCATCTGCCGATCCGTGCTAAAACTAATTGGATTGGTGTTACTACCAAGTGCTATCAAGTTCCAATGGTAGATTGATGGTGGCGCTTTAAACAACTTACAAAACCGTACTCTTTGGTTGACCTACATTTACTATcgaatgttttattgttttatattgcgttaaaagaaataaagaagataaaaaaaacaataaacgaaTAATATTCACTCTATCATTTTCACTTAGTAGTTTATATATAAACAACTATGAATCATACTCTCATCTCTTGAATTACCTACTTAACATTGCAATAGAATTGTAGTACTTCAAAGTACTATAGGtaaccataacttttaaactctcgcgttgcatgtttaatgtataatagaatacaggaattaacgcgaacacgcattttaccttaaaatgcctaacgtttcggcgcaggttgcactcgccgtggtcccaggcagtgcaagaccacggcgagtgcaacctgcgccgaaacgttaggcattttaaggtaaaatgcgtgttcgcgttaattcccgtattctattatatactataggtaacatcaataataacaaatatacttagttcacaaacttttttattacagaCTTGTATACTGAGAGACTATCAGATGGATGGTCTGAATTGGATGATACATTCCTGGTGTAAAGACAACTCAGTTATTCTTGCCGATGAAATGGGTTTAGGTAAAACTATACAGGtatgttgaaattattttcacaacttatttatttatcggaaaaccagcaacaacaacaattaagcagttattttaaacaagattTAGACAATTACAGGTTTAGACcacaatataacatttaaaaaaataacattgatttgtggattaacttaatataattcaaataaatgttacaattcaacaataaatattcaattttccAATGTTATGTTTGAATGGAATTACCGATTAGGATCTTATTGAAAGATACCTTCGATAAATATCTGTTATATTTTGAGTCTagtatttaatttctaaatatgtttttttccaGACTATATGTTTCCTGTACTACCTCTTTAAAACACAACAGTTGTATGGACCATTCCTATGTGTTGTGCCGTTAAGTACAATGACTGCATGGCAGAGAGAATTCCAACAGTGGGCGCCTGATATTAATGTTGTTACATATATTGGTGATCTCAGCAGTAGAGATATTGtgagtatttattattattctcttaGAAATTAAGTTTGACATAGTTGTTTTACTATATTGGTGTATGTACTTGTTTCAGATCAGACAATTTGAATGGAGTTTTGCTAGCTCTAAAAGACTGAAATTCAATGCTATCTTAACCACTTATGAGATTTTACTCAAAGATAGACAATTCCTAAGATCTTTTAGTTGGGCTTGTTTGTTAGTTGATGAAGCACATAGGCTGAAAAATGATGACTCATTATTATACAAAGCACTGAAGGAATTTGATACAAATCATAGGTTATTGGTTACTGGTACACCAttacaaaattctttaaaagAATTATGGGCcttattgcattttattatgCCTTACAAGTAAGTTGTATTACActtgaattattaatatttaggtttatttatattaaatgatggctattctaataatatatgttcACTTTTTTAGATTTGAATCATGGGAAGAGTTTGAAAAAGACCATGAGGACGCGGCTACTAAGGGTTATGAAAAGTTACACAAGCAGTTAGAACCATTTATATTAAGAAGGCAGAAGAAGGATGTAGAAAAGTCATTGCCAGCTAAAGTAGAACAAATATTGAGGGTAGAGATGACTTCTATTCAAAAGCAATATTACAAATGGATTCTAACTAAAAACTATAGTGCCCTTAGGAAGGGAGTTAAAGGTTCTATAAATACATTCATTAATATAGTTATTGAATTAAAGAAATGTTGCAATCACGCCCTCTTGACGAAGCCTGAGGACTTTGAATCGAGAGCATCACTAGCAACCACCGACGCAGTAGAGGTATTGTCCCATTTTTACTTGAATCTTGTCTTGAATTTGTCCTAAACATACctattcaataacaaataaatgtttgattatTTCAGAAATTATTAAGAGGCTCTGGAAAACTACTACTTTTAGATAAGCTACTGTGTAGGTTAAAAGAAACGGGACACAGAGTGCTTATATTTTCTCAAATGGTCAGGATGTTGGATATTTTAGCAGAATATTTACAAAGGCGGCATTTTCCGTTCCAACGACTGGACGGAAGCATTAAGGGAGAAATAAGAAAGCAGGCTTTAGATCACTTCAATGCTGAGGGGTCTCAAGATTTCTGTTTTCTTTTATCCACACGTGCTGGTGGTTTAGGAATCAACTTGGCAACTGCTGACACTGTTATTATATTCGACTCTGACTGGAATCCACAAAACGATTTGCAAGCACAGGCTCGCGCACATCGTATTGGACAAAAGAATCAGGTGCATAAACTTTGGATGTGTTTAATTCAACTACTGTTTGAACTCTTTGTGTCTAACTATCTAATAATTTATATCTACAGGTCAACATTTATAGGCTAGTCACTGCCAGATCTGTTGAAGAAGACATTGTCGAAAGAGCAAAAAGAAAAATGGTGCTTGATCATCTTGTCATTCAACGGATGGACACAACCGGGCGTACTGTTCTCAATAAGCGTGAACCGTCTGCAACAAGCGCTAACAATCCATTTAACAAAGAAGACTTAAACGCAATATTGAAATTTGGTGCTGAAGAGTTGTTCAAGGATGATGATGAAAATGATGAGGAACCTGTCGTAAGTGCTTATGTACTCTTTTGTCTAAGTTTacaatatgattattttatattatattgttattaatttctattttatattgcaGTGTGATATTGATGAAATCTTACAACGCGCTGAAACCCGTGACGAAGGTCCTTCAATGGCGGGTGACGAATTGCTCTCAGCGTTCAAAGTAGCTAGTTTTGCATTTGATGAAGATAAAGCTGTGATGGAAgttaagaaagaaaataatgagGAAGAAAGCAAAGACTgggtttgtatttaaaatttaacattatGTACATGAATCACGACGGCTagtgacattgtttttattccctttaaatatttgatttatttgcaGGACGATATCATACCAGAAAATGTCCGGAAAACAATTGCCGAGCAGgagaaaaacaaagaaatggAGGACTTGTACTTACCCCCTAGGAGAAAGAATCTTCAAGCTAATAATGCTGACACTGGTAAGTTATTGGAACAGCCATTAAAGGCTTTGACTTCGAGAGAGTACTTTCATattgcttgttttttttatattattgtttttctcaCGTATTACGATGTATGGTATTTTACAGCCGACGGTGGACGTAAACGTCGCGGACGTGGGTCGCGGGACGGCGGGGACGGCGCGGACGGCGACGGTGACGCCGAGAGCGATGCGTCTGACATCAGCGCCGACGACGACCGGCCCAGAAAGAGGGGCCGCCCGCCTGCCTCACACAGGGAAAAAATCAAGAACTTCACTGATCAAGAGGTgtgttgaaatatattttaaaaaaagtctcATAATTTTTTGATAGCTTAAAAAAGTTTACGCAGTAGTACTTGAAGCATCttgaaaaatttaaatctattaaaattcgAACCGATTTTCTATAAAGGTCAgaacattttaacaaaacttcttttattatctttttagaTTCGAAGATTTGTCAAAAGCTACAAAAAGTTTTCGGCGCCCTTAAAGCATCTTGACAGTATAGCGTGTGATGCAGAACTGCAAGAGAAACCATTAGCTGAGCTTAAAAAGTTGGGAGAAATCTTACAAGAGCGATGTAAAGCTGTTCTAAACGATACTTCGGAACCAgcaagtaagtaatatttttttacaatatgaaGATATCTTATAAAAGAAGTACTGGGGAacactttatctatactaatctatactaatattataaagctgaagagtttgtttgtttgtttgtttgtttgtttgtttgaacgcgctaatctcaggaactactggtccgatttgaaaaattctttcactgttagatagcccatttatcgaggaaggctttattAGGCTATacctatatatcatcacgctacgaccaataggagcagagtaccagtaaaaaatgttacaaaaacggggaaaattttcgcCCATTcactaatgtgacgcaagcgaagttgcgcgggtcagctagtttatgatACAATTATGTGGTTACAGATGAACAAACAGAAGGAGGTCGTAAGAATACAAGAAAGACGTTCAAGTTGGGAGGTGTGCCTGTAAATGCGAAGACGCTTGCCGCCTGTCAGGACGAGCTGGCGCCTTTGGACGACTTTCTACCGGATACTAAAGAAGAGAGGCTAAAATGGCAGTTAGACTTCATGTAAGAATACTCTTTTATTCTTCTTTGAATTTCTACTTTCTAATTAATAGAAGATAATTGTAGTCTTAACTCATTTTTCGTTATAGGACAAGACCAGCAAACTTTGATGTGGACTGGAGTGTTGCAGATGATTCTAAATTACTAGCAGGAATATACCAATATGGAATGGGGTCGTGGGAAGCTATAAAAATGGATTCATCTTTTGAAATAGGAGACAAAATTCTGACAAATGAAGACAAAAAACCTCAAGCAAAACATTTGCAGTCTCGCGCAGAATATTTGCTAAAGCTTATAAAGAAATTGCTCGATCAAAAGAATGGAAAACAAAAGCAACGAAAGCCTCGTATGAAGCGAGGAAACAAAGAACCTGTCACAAAAGATATTGTTGAGGATGACGCAACTTCCGGCGACGAGAACAAAAAGACAAATAAGACTGGTAAAAATGATAAATCGGATAAGGtaaatttattgttaactattattttcacGTTTATTTAGTCATGTTGTATGTTTCCTATA is a genomic window containing:
- the Chd1 gene encoding chromodomain-helicase-DNA-binding protein 1 isoform X1, producing the protein MHLKGFMNESGSDSTSEKGEKSDSSGSGSGSESESGTSTSGSGTERSGSEKSLDRSHLSDDTKSSPKHSNANSSKSDHHTDKNSSDDYSPSKSKSRNSHGKLKSDLWEDNPDIYGIRRSGRSRKEPDRLKLADSDSSERGRTHSRKSRKKSDSWNSDSSESDSDLKGSPPPPSKRPGQRSVPLRKKKPTRRRFTSEEDESSEGSDDETKSRTATRRTGAAVSYKEASDEQTDSSDLLEVEGVDGEAEAEPEPEDHSETIERVLGHRRGKKGVTGNVTTVYYIEENGDLNEGCNPEDDESTEPQYLIKWKGWSHIHNTWESERTLNEQKVKGLKKLENYIKKEAELSWWRQQAGPEDIDYFECQAELQQELVKTYNNVERIIAEQTRELEGGGTAHEYFCKWESLPYADATWEDAILIERKWPEKVENFKYREAAKTTPSRHCPVLRRRPKFHQVKEQPEYMGKDSTCILRDYQMDGLNWMIHSWCKDNSVILADEMGLGKTIQTICFLYYLFKTQQLYGPFLCVVPLSTMTAWQREFQQWAPDINVVTYIGDLSSRDIIRQFEWSFASSKRLKFNAILTTYEILLKDRQFLRSFSWACLLVDEAHRLKNDDSLLYKALKEFDTNHRLLVTGTPLQNSLKELWALLHFIMPYKFESWEEFEKDHEDAATKGYEKLHKQLEPFILRRQKKDVEKSLPAKVEQILRVEMTSIQKQYYKWILTKNYSALRKGVKGSINTFINIVIELKKCCNHALLTKPEDFESRASLATTDAVEKLLRGSGKLLLLDKLLCRLKETGHRVLIFSQMVRMLDILAEYLQRRHFPFQRLDGSIKGEIRKQALDHFNAEGSQDFCFLLSTRAGGLGINLATADTVIIFDSDWNPQNDLQAQARAHRIGQKNQVNIYRLVTARSVEEDIVERAKRKMVLDHLVIQRMDTTGRTVLNKREPSATSANNPFNKEDLNAILKFGAEELFKDDDENDEEPVCDIDEILQRAETRDEGPSMAGDELLSAFKVASFAFDEDKAVMEVKKENNEEESKDWDDIIPENVRKTIAEQEKNKEMEDLYLPPRRKNLQANNADTADGGRKRRGRGSRDGGDGADGDGDAESDASDISADDDRPRKRGRPPASHREKIKNFTDQEIRRFVKSYKKFSAPLKHLDSIACDAELQEKPLAELKKLGEILQERCKAVLNDTSEPANEQTEGGRKNTRKTFKLGGVPVNAKTLAACQDELAPLDDFLPDTKEERLKWQLDFMTRPANFDVDWSVADDSKLLAGIYQYGMGSWEAIKMDSSFEIGDKILTNEDKKPQAKHLQSRAEYLLKLIKKLLDQKNGKQKQRKPRMKRGNKEPVTKDIVEDDATSGDENKKTNKTGKNDKSDKGKLKLEDVSTHDETSNDRKDREKKRGRKDGKDRKGAKPRKKPAGPMHFTANNEPRALEVLGDLDPSVFEECKEKMRPVKKALRALDNPDQTLSESEQVSRTRTCLTQIGNQIDICVDAYPDPEKKVEWRSNLWYFVSKFTNFDAKQLYRLYKYGLKKNEGGKKDGKHKENVKSNNKNNHNASNHLKSYKKDAKHDDINDKKDKRPKNDRDKLDKLNDKIPHTSGIKRKLEEGECDPEPNENKRHERHKHKHKDRKDRDRSLKRDDLMHRERSRTERERDRDRERDRDRERDRERDRDRDRERSRTRRDSGGGGARSRPPYAMAHPHPDHPAHPAHPAWTPPAYPGPRQYRADRTPRPHDKRSRYGFGGMPGGPYSGYYDSAAMAGGMGFSAVRPYPDEWRSYTQPEYPYDERDYEREVYRRDYDRRAPPT
- the Chd1 gene encoding chromodomain-helicase-DNA-binding protein 1 isoform X2, producing MHLGFMNESGSDSTSEKGEKSDSSGSGSGSESESGTSTSGSGTERSGSEKSLDRSHLSDDTKSSPKHSNANSSKSDHHTDKNSSDDYSPSKSKSRNSHGKLKSDLWEDNPDIYGIRRSGRSRKEPDRLKLADSDSSERGRTHSRKSRKKSDSWNSDSSESDSDLKGSPPPPSKRPGQRSVPLRKKKPTRRRFTSEEDESSEGSDDETKSRTATRRTGAAVSYKEASDEQTDSSDLLEVEGVDGEAEAEPEPEDHSETIERVLGHRRGKKGVTGNVTTVYYIEENGDLNEGCNPEDDESTEPQYLIKWKGWSHIHNTWESERTLNEQKVKGLKKLENYIKKEAELSWWRQQAGPEDIDYFECQAELQQELVKTYNNVERIIAEQTRELEGGGTAHEYFCKWESLPYADATWEDAILIERKWPEKVENFKYREAAKTTPSRHCPVLRRRPKFHQVKEQPEYMGKDSTCILRDYQMDGLNWMIHSWCKDNSVILADEMGLGKTIQTICFLYYLFKTQQLYGPFLCVVPLSTMTAWQREFQQWAPDINVVTYIGDLSSRDIIRQFEWSFASSKRLKFNAILTTYEILLKDRQFLRSFSWACLLVDEAHRLKNDDSLLYKALKEFDTNHRLLVTGTPLQNSLKELWALLHFIMPYKFESWEEFEKDHEDAATKGYEKLHKQLEPFILRRQKKDVEKSLPAKVEQILRVEMTSIQKQYYKWILTKNYSALRKGVKGSINTFINIVIELKKCCNHALLTKPEDFESRASLATTDAVEKLLRGSGKLLLLDKLLCRLKETGHRVLIFSQMVRMLDILAEYLQRRHFPFQRLDGSIKGEIRKQALDHFNAEGSQDFCFLLSTRAGGLGINLATADTVIIFDSDWNPQNDLQAQARAHRIGQKNQVNIYRLVTARSVEEDIVERAKRKMVLDHLVIQRMDTTGRTVLNKREPSATSANNPFNKEDLNAILKFGAEELFKDDDENDEEPVCDIDEILQRAETRDEGPSMAGDELLSAFKVASFAFDEDKAVMEVKKENNEEESKDWDDIIPENVRKTIAEQEKNKEMEDLYLPPRRKNLQANNADTADGGRKRRGRGSRDGGDGADGDGDAESDASDISADDDRPRKRGRPPASHREKIKNFTDQEIRRFVKSYKKFSAPLKHLDSIACDAELQEKPLAELKKLGEILQERCKAVLNDTSEPANEQTEGGRKNTRKTFKLGGVPVNAKTLAACQDELAPLDDFLPDTKEERLKWQLDFMTRPANFDVDWSVADDSKLLAGIYQYGMGSWEAIKMDSSFEIGDKILTNEDKKPQAKHLQSRAEYLLKLIKKLLDQKNGKQKQRKPRMKRGNKEPVTKDIVEDDATSGDENKKTNKTGKNDKSDKGKLKLEDVSTHDETSNDRKDREKKRGRKDGKDRKGAKPRKKPAGPMHFTANNEPRALEVLGDLDPSVFEECKEKMRPVKKALRALDNPDQTLSESEQVSRTRTCLTQIGNQIDICVDAYPDPEKKVEWRSNLWYFVSKFTNFDAKQLYRLYKYGLKKNEGGKKDGKHKENVKSNNKNNHNASNHLKSYKKDAKHDDINDKKDKRPKNDRDKLDKLNDKIPHTSGIKRKLEEGECDPEPNENKRHERHKHKHKDRKDRDRSLKRDDLMHRERSRTERERDRDRERDRDRERDRERDRDRDRERSRTRRDSGGGGARSRPPYAMAHPHPDHPAHPAHPAWTPPAYPGPRQYRADRTPRPHDKRSRYGFGGMPGGPYSGYYDSAAMAGGMGFSAVRPYPDEWRSYTQPEYPYDERDYEREVYRRDYDRRAPPT